GAGCAGCTCGACCGCCACGTCATCGCCGGCGACGACGACACGGGCCCGGTGCTCAGCGCCGTGCGCCCGCAGCTGGACGGTCACCTCAGGCCCTTGGAGAAGCGACGGAACGGTGCCGCACCAGCGCGGACGGATGCCGGTGAGGGCGTCGATCCTCAGGTCCTCACGCGACCCGACGGTGACCGTGCCCTGCACGGGCGAGATGTCGAGGACGAAGCGCGGCTGGCCATCGGCGGCGGGGTGCCCGATGCGAAGGCCCTTGCGCTGGCCGATGGTGAACCGGTGCGTGCCCGCGTGCTGGCCGAGCACCTCGCCGGTCGCGTGGTCGAGGATGTCGCCGCCACGGTTCAGCGCCTGCTCCCCCAGCTTCTCGTCCAGCCAGCCACCGTTGTCGCCGTCCGCGACGAAGCAGATGTCGTGGGAGTCCGGCTTGTCGGCGACCAGGAGGCCGCGGCGCTCGGCCTCGCGGCGTACGTCGGGCTTGGTGGAGTCACCGAGCGGGAAGAGCGAGTGCGCCAGCTGATCCTGGGTGAGTACGCCGAGGACGTAGCTCTGGTCCTTGGCGTGGTCGACCGCGCGATGCATCTCGACCAGCCCGTCGGCCCCGGTGCGCAGGTTGGCGTAGTGACCGGTGGCCACCGCGTCGAAGCCGAGCGCCAGCCCGCGGTCGAGCACTGCGGCGAACTTGATCTTCTCGTTGCAGCGCAGGCACGGGTTGGGCGTGCGACCGGCGGCGTACTCGGAGAGGAAGTCCTCGACGACCCCCTCGTGGAACTCCTCGCTCATGTCCCAGACGTAGAACGGGATGCCGATGACGTCAGCCGCACGACGCGCGTCGTTGGCATCCTCGATCGTGCAGCAGCCCCGGGCGCCGGAGCGGTAGGACTTCGGGTTGCGCGAGAGCGCGAGGTGGATGCCGGTGACGTCGTGGCCTGCCTCGGCGGCGCGCGCCGCCGCAACGGCCGAGTCGACGCCCCCGGACATGGCAGCAAGGACCCTCACCGGCGGACTCCGGCGGCGCGGGCACGTTCGACGGCGGGGCCGATGGCCGCGACGACCGCGTCGACGTCCTCGGGGCTCGAGGTGTGGCCCAGGCTGAACCGCAGCGAGCCGCGGGCCTCCTCGTCGTCACACCCCATGGCGAGCAGCACGTGGGAGGGCTGCGCAACACCGGCGTTGCAGGCCGATCCGGTGGAGCACTCGATGCCCTGGGCGTCGAGCAGCATCAGCAGCGAGTCGCCCTCGCACCCGGGGAAGCCGAGGTTGGCGTGGCCCGGCAGCTGGTGGTCACGATCCCCGTGCACGCGGACGTCCGGCACGGCCGCGAGCACGCCCGCAACCAGCGCATCGCGCAGGCCGGAGAGCCGTGCGGCCGACTCGGCCTGCTCCTTCACGGACGCCTCGACCGCAGCGGCGAAGCCGGCGATGGCGGGGGTGTCGATGGTGCCGCTGCGGATGTCGCGTTCCTGACCTCCGCCGTGCGCGAGCGGGGTGAGCGCGAGCTCGCGGCGTACGACGAGGGCGCCGACGCCGAACGGGCCGCCGACCTTGTGACCGCTGACCGTCATCGCGTCAACACCGCTGCGGGCGAAGTCGACCGGCACGGAGCCGAGCGCCTGCACCGCGTCGGTGTGCACCGGGATGCCGTAGCCCTTCGCCAGGGCCACGACCTGGTCGATGGGCTGGAGCGTGCCGACCTCGTTGTTGGCCCACATGACCGACACCAGGCCGACCGACTCGGGGTCGACCGCGATCGCCGCAGCCAGGGCAGCCACGTCGAGCCGGCAGTCCTCGTCGACGGGAAGCAGGGTGAGGTCGGCACCCTCGTGCTCGGCCAGCCACTGCAGCGGGTCGAGGACGGCGTGGTGCTCGACGGCGGTCGCCAGGACCCGGGGTCGCTGCCGGGACCAGAAGAGGCCCTTCAGCGCGAGGTTGTCGGACTCGGTGCCACCGGAGGTGAAGACCACCTCGGTCGGCCGGCAGCCGATCGCCTGCGCGATCCGCTCACGCGACTCCTCGACCACACGGCGTGCGGACCGGCCGGAGGCGTGCAGCGACGAGGGGTTGCCGACGGCGGACAACTGGGCCGTCAGCGCCTCGATCGCCTCGGGCCGCATCGGCGTGGTCGCGGCGTGGTCGAGGTAGACGCGCCGGGTATCGGTGCTGTTCATCGCAGCCCCACGTTACGCCGCGGGCCCAGCGGCCAGCGCGAGGTCCGCCACCAGCGCCAGGTGGTCGGAGCCGGGGAGCGTGTGCACGCGCGTGTCGGTGGCCCGAAGGGCAGTGCCGACGAGTACGTGGTCGATCGCGGCGACGGGCACGGGCAGCCCGCGGGTTCCGCCCTGCGGCCAGGTCGGCTGCCAGCCGGCGCCACTCGCCTCGGCGGCGTCGGTGAGACCTGCCTCCGCGAGGAGCTGCCGGAACGAAGGGTGGTCCAGCGTCGCGTTGAAGTCTCCCAGCGCGAGGTCGGGCTTCTCGGCCTCCGCGAGCCTGGCCAGCTTGCGCTGCTCGCCCAGCCAGCGTGGAGAGAACGGGTACGCCGGGTGCACGCCCCAGACCCGCAGGCCCCGGAACGTGAATGCCCAGGAACCGTGCTCGGTGACGATCGGCTCCGCATCGGTGAGCGGCGTCGTCGCGAAGATCATCGTGCCGCGCGCACCGGGCGTGGCGAGCCCCGCGGAGTGCGGGAGGAGCGCCAGGAGACCGCGGTCCTCGAGAGCAGCCTGGGCGTCCGCGGTGATCTCCTGGAAGACGACGAGCTCGGGCCGCTCCGCCTGGAGCATGCGCATCACGGCATCGGGGTCGGCGTCACCGAAGCGCAGGTTGGCCGTGATCACGCGCAGGCTGGCGTCGCCGGAGTGGGCCGCAGCCGTCCAGACGGGCACCTGGCGCATGACACCGGCCGCGAGCGCCAGGACCACGACCACGACAGCCGGCGCGAGCACACGTCGTCCGAGGGATCCTCCGAGCGGGACCACCAGCAGCAGGAGCGCAACCACGAGCAGCGGGAGGGCGAACGGGGAGAACGCCTGCATCGCGACCACGGCCGGGAAGCCCGAGGTGACGAGCACGCTGCCGAGCAGCAGCGCCGAGGGCGCCGCGAGGGCGAGGACCAGCAGCAGCCGGCCACGGCGTACGACGGTGCGGACCGTCACAGGATGACCATGTCGTCGCGGTGGACGACCACGCGGCCGTAGCCGGGGCCGAGGTCGTCCCTGAGCTGCCTCGACGAGCGCCCGACCAGCGCGGGGACCTCGGCTGCGTCGAAGTTGACCAGCCCGCGAGCGACTGGGCGACCGTCGGGGTCCACGAGGTCGACGGGGTCGCCGGCTTCGAAGTTTCCCTCGACGCCGGTGAGACCGGCAGCGAGCAGGGAAGCACCGCGAGAGACCACCGCGCGCACGGCGCCGGCATCGAGCTCCAGCCGGCCCTTGGGCTCGGTCGCGTGCGCCAGCCAGAGCAGACGGGTGGGACGGCGCTTGCCGGTGGCGTGGAAGTGGGTGCCGACGCGCTCACCGGCGAGGGCAGCGGACGCGTTGTCGGCGGAGGTGAGCACCACCGGGATGCCGGCGCCGGTCGCGATGCGTGCGGCCTCGACCTTGGTCACCATGCCGCCGGTGCCGACGCCCGCCGCACCGATCGACCCGGTCTTCACGTCGGCCAGGTCGGCCTCGCCCCGGACATCGCTGAGCATCGTGGTGCCCGGGGTGGCCGGGTTGCCGTCGTACAGGCCGTCGACGTCGGAGAGCAGCACCAGCAGGTCCGCGTGGACCATCTGGGCCACGAGGGCAGCCAGGCGGTCGTTGTCGCCGAAGCGGATCTCGTGGGTGGCGACGGTGTCGTTCTCGTTGACGACCGGGACGACACCGAGGTCGAGCAGCTGGGCAAGCGTCTGGTGGGCGTTGCGGTAGTGCGCGCGACGCGTCACGTCGTCGACGGTCAGCAGCACCTGGCCGGTCACCAGCCCGTGGCGCGCGAACTCCTCGGTGTAGCGGTGCACCAGCAGCCCCTGGCCCACCGACGCAGCAGCCTGCTGCGCGGCGAGTCCGCGGGGACGGCGGGCAAGCCCGAGCGGCGACAGGCCCGCCGCGATCGCACCGCTGGAGACCAGCACCACCTCGGCACCGCGTGCGCGCACGGCGGCGAGTACGTCGACCAGGCGGCGTACGCGTGCGGGATCGATGCCGCCGGCCGCGGTGGTCAGGGACGACGAGCCGACCTTGACCACGATGCGCTTCGCGTCCAGCACCTCCGACCGGTGCTCGAGGTGTCCTGCCATCAGCTCTTCGCGTCCGGGTCGGACTCGTTCCAGTCGGGGTCGTCGGCGGAGCCGATCTCGTAGGACATGGGGCCGACGTTGGGCCGCGCCTCGCGGTCCAGGCGGCGGGCGACATCGGCGCGCGTCTCGTTCTCCGCGCGCTCGTCCATCGCCTCGTGGATGTCACGACGACGCTGGTTGGCCGGGCGGTCCTCGCGCAGGCGCTGGTCCTG
This genomic interval from Nocardioides cavernaquae contains the following:
- the mnmA gene encoding tRNA 2-thiouridine(34) synthase MnmA codes for the protein MRVLAAMSGGVDSAVAAARAAEAGHDVTGIHLALSRNPKSYRSGARGCCTIEDANDARRAADVIGIPFYVWDMSEEFHEGVVEDFLSEYAAGRTPNPCLRCNEKIKFAAVLDRGLALGFDAVATGHYANLRTGADGLVEMHRAVDHAKDQSYVLGVLTQDQLAHSLFPLGDSTKPDVRREAERRGLLVADKPDSHDICFVADGDNGGWLDEKLGEQALNRGGDILDHATGEVLGQHAGTHRFTIGQRKGLRIGHPAADGQPRFVLDISPVQGTVTVGSREDLRIDALTGIRPRWCGTVPSLLQGPEVTVQLRAHGAEHRARVVVAGDDVAVELLDPAYGIAPGQAVVIYEGSRVVGSATIATTSRTVSA
- a CDS encoding cysteine desulfurase family protein, yielding MNSTDTRRVYLDHAATTPMRPEAIEALTAQLSAVGNPSSLHASGRSARRVVEESRERIAQAIGCRPTEVVFTSGGTESDNLALKGLFWSRQRPRVLATAVEHHAVLDPLQWLAEHEGADLTLLPVDEDCRLDVAALAAAIAVDPESVGLVSVMWANNEVGTLQPIDQVVALAKGYGIPVHTDAVQALGSVPVDFARSGVDAMTVSGHKVGGPFGVGALVVRRELALTPLAHGGGQERDIRSGTIDTPAIAGFAAAVEASVKEQAESAARLSGLRDALVAGVLAAVPDVRVHGDRDHQLPGHANLGFPGCEGDSLLMLLDAQGIECSTGSACNAGVAQPSHVLLAMGCDDEEARGSLRFSLGHTSSPEDVDAVVAAIGPAVERARAAGVRR
- a CDS encoding endonuclease/exonuclease/phosphatase family protein; amino-acid sequence: MTVRTVVRRGRLLLVLALAAPSALLLGSVLVTSGFPAVVAMQAFSPFALPLLVVALLLLVVPLGGSLGRRVLAPAVVVVVLALAAGVMRQVPVWTAAAHSGDASLRVITANLRFGDADPDAVMRMLQAERPELVVFQEITADAQAALEDRGLLALLPHSAGLATPGARGTMIFATTPLTDAEPIVTEHGSWAFTFRGLRVWGVHPAYPFSPRWLGEQRKLARLAEAEKPDLALGDFNATLDHPSFRQLLAEAGLTDAAEASGAGWQPTWPQGGTRGLPVPVAAIDHVLVGTALRATDTRVHTLPGSDHLALVADLALAAGPAA
- the proB gene encoding glutamate 5-kinase, with the translated sequence MAGHLEHRSEVLDAKRIVVKVGSSSLTTAAGGIDPARVRRLVDVLAAVRARGAEVVLVSSGAIAAGLSPLGLARRPRGLAAQQAAASVGQGLLVHRYTEEFARHGLVTGQVLLTVDDVTRRAHYRNAHQTLAQLLDLGVVPVVNENDTVATHEIRFGDNDRLAALVAQMVHADLLVLLSDVDGLYDGNPATPGTTMLSDVRGEADLADVKTGSIGAAGVGTGGMVTKVEAARIATGAGIPVVLTSADNASAALAGERVGTHFHATGKRRPTRLLWLAHATEPKGRLELDAGAVRAVVSRGASLLAAGLTGVEGNFEAGDPVDLVDPDGRPVARGLVNFDAAEVPALVGRSSRQLRDDLGPGYGRVVVHRDDMVIL